The proteins below are encoded in one region of Tessaracoccus aquimaris:
- a CDS encoding DUF6297 family protein codes for MSVTDPRFGEMGVVDEKQLKLLMKDWRRGRADRNLGQVLSDGYVMVFSIVLIGAMIISSIVQAQQVVAVCDTDGCLAARGLLPWAAVAGVLAATLVLARMFGPIVASAAEGFWLMDGPTDRRKLLAGRLVAAISLALVAGALLGALIAALTGSPLAAIGIWALAGGLGSAGLLAFAAAEQGLDRTWIITAVQWVIGAVAIATLVALVGGAAGWFSLGGLTTLSVELAFIVAGVGLVLMLVAGYIAYLRLRGVRRQRVTSGGSLLSGLQGAAFALEFALIRDILVESKSKQRGHVSPTRGVGFGTTALIMRDVQRLWRQPLPLLILAATVIVPYAIQALGLAALNPPISALVLMTALIPFMNSLRVLTRTKGLQRCFPFDPSKIKTAAMVVPAILALLWAIAAFPAFLGLAGGIKAAPTDAASAALVTGIAGFLAAVRWISAKPADYSGPIVATGFGAMPPGLMFSLLRGFDMVALVTLPIVFGWSPWISLVIAAIAFGFLRSGLDKESMMEQQEELKRQQEEEKQRRAGTLPGKEKIQVQRKR; via the coding sequence ATGAGCGTCACCGACCCACGCTTCGGCGAGATGGGCGTCGTCGACGAGAAGCAGCTCAAGCTGCTGATGAAGGACTGGCGTCGGGGCCGCGCCGACCGCAACCTCGGCCAGGTGCTCTCCGACGGCTACGTGATGGTGTTCAGCATCGTGCTGATCGGCGCCATGATCATCTCCTCGATCGTGCAGGCGCAGCAGGTCGTCGCCGTCTGTGACACCGACGGCTGCCTCGCGGCCCGTGGGCTGCTGCCCTGGGCCGCCGTCGCGGGCGTCCTGGCCGCCACCCTGGTGCTCGCGCGGATGTTCGGCCCCATCGTCGCCTCCGCGGCTGAGGGGTTCTGGCTGATGGACGGCCCGACCGACCGTCGCAAGCTCCTGGCGGGCCGCCTCGTCGCGGCGATCAGCCTTGCGCTCGTCGCGGGCGCCCTGCTCGGCGCGCTGATCGCGGCGCTGACCGGCTCGCCGCTTGCCGCCATCGGCATCTGGGCGCTGGCGGGCGGGCTCGGGTCGGCCGGGCTGCTGGCCTTCGCCGCCGCCGAGCAGGGGCTCGACCGCACCTGGATCATCACCGCCGTCCAGTGGGTGATCGGCGCGGTCGCCATCGCGACCCTCGTCGCCCTGGTGGGCGGCGCCGCGGGCTGGTTCTCGCTCGGCGGGCTGACCACGCTGTCGGTCGAACTCGCGTTCATCGTCGCGGGCGTCGGCCTCGTGCTGATGCTCGTGGCGGGCTACATCGCCTACCTGCGGCTGCGAGGGGTGCGACGCCAGCGCGTCACCTCCGGCGGCTCGCTGCTCTCGGGCCTGCAGGGCGCCGCGTTCGCGCTCGAGTTCGCGCTGATCCGCGACATCCTCGTGGAGAGCAAGTCGAAGCAGCGCGGCCACGTCAGCCCCACCCGCGGCGTCGGGTTCGGAACGACGGCCCTGATCATGCGCGACGTGCAGCGGTTGTGGCGCCAACCCCTCCCACTGCTGATCCTCGCGGCCACCGTCATCGTCCCGTACGCCATCCAGGCGCTCGGGCTCGCGGCACTGAACCCGCCGATCTCGGCGCTGGTGCTGATGACGGCGCTGATCCCGTTCATGAACTCGCTGCGCGTGCTGACCCGCACCAAGGGCCTGCAGCGGTGCTTCCCGTTCGACCCGAGCAAGATCAAGACGGCCGCCATGGTCGTGCCCGCGATCCTCGCGCTGCTGTGGGCGATCGCCGCCTTCCCGGCGTTCCTCGGCCTCGCGGGCGGCATCAAGGCGGCCCCGACCGACGCGGCCTCCGCGGCCCTGGTGACCGGCATCGCCGGCTTCCTGGCGGCCGTCCGGTGGATCTCCGCCAAGCCCGCCGACTACTCCGGCCCGATCGTGGCGACCGGCTTCGGCGCGATGCCCCCAGGGCTCATGTTCTCGCTGCTGCGGGGCTTCGACATGGTCGCGCTCGTCACGCTGCCGATCGTGTTCGGTTGGTCGCCGTGGATCTCCCTGGTGATCGCCGCGATCGCGTTCGGCTTCCTGCGTTCCGGCCTCGACAAGGAGTCGATGATGGAGCAGCAGGAGGAGTTGAAGCGACAGCAGGAGGAGGAGAAGCAGCGCCGCGCTGGCACCCTCCCGGGCAAGGAGAAGATCCAGGTTCAGCGGAAGCGCTGA
- a CDS encoding demethylmenaquinone methyltransferase: MQNQRAGLDKQRADVAAMFDAVAKRYDLFNSVLSLGQVYGWRKATVAAVDPRPGQRILDLAAGTGTSSAALAETGAYVVASDISLGMLEQGRRQQPGIDFVAGDALALPFPDDTFDAVTISYGLRNVENTEAALREMLRVTKPGGRVVIAEFSTPTNRAFRYVYTDYLVAALPRIAKLSSNPVAYGYLAESIMAWPDQAGLADVMARAGWTDIGWQNHAGGIVALHRGWKAQ; encoded by the coding sequence ATGCAAAACCAGCGGGCTGGCCTCGACAAGCAACGCGCCGACGTCGCGGCGATGTTCGACGCAGTGGCGAAACGCTACGACCTGTTCAACTCGGTGCTCAGCCTCGGCCAGGTCTACGGCTGGCGCAAGGCAACCGTCGCCGCCGTCGACCCCCGCCCTGGGCAGCGCATCCTCGACCTCGCCGCTGGCACCGGCACCTCGTCGGCGGCGCTCGCCGAGACCGGCGCCTACGTGGTCGCAAGCGACATCTCGCTCGGCATGCTCGAGCAGGGCCGCCGCCAGCAGCCTGGCATCGACTTCGTCGCGGGCGATGCGCTCGCGCTGCCCTTCCCAGACGACACCTTCGACGCGGTGACCATCTCGTACGGTCTGCGCAACGTCGAGAACACCGAGGCCGCGCTCCGCGAGATGCTGCGCGTCACCAAGCCGGGCGGGCGCGTCGTCATCGCCGAGTTCTCCACGCCCACCAACAGGGCGTTCCGCTACGTCTACACCGACTACCTGGTGGCGGCGCTGCCCCGGATCGCGAAGCTGTCGAGCAACCCCGTCGCCTACGGCTACCTTGCCGAGTCGATCATGGCGTGGCCCGATCAGGCAGGTCTCGCCGACGTGATGGCGCGCGCGGGCTGGACCGACATCGGTTGGCAGAACCACGCCGGGGGAATCGTCGCGCTGCACCGCGGCTGGAAGGCTCAGTGA
- a CDS encoding geranylgeranyl reductase family protein, translating into MSFAKPEGAAVESDVVVVGAGPGGSSTATYLARHGLSVTLLEKSHFPREKVCGDGLTPRATRALTRIGIDTSESNGWLHNKGLRVYGGRTEPFELPWPDLTDFPPYGLVRPRSDFDDMLARHAVAAGADLIEGANVDAAVLDDRTGRITGVTTKDGRTFKAPIVVAADGNSSRLAVSMGINKRSDRPMGVAVRTYYTSPRTNDDYLESWLELWDGERGKSNLMPGYGWVFGMGDGTSNVGLGVLNTSKGFGQTDYRALLKRWVDHTPEEWGFRDQNMVGKIQGAALPMAFNRQPHYGRGLVLVGDAGGMVNPFNGEGIAYAMEAAEYAAMAIAEASSRGFGSASAEKAMRAYPEQMKASLGGYYRLGTIFVKLIGDPRIMHLCTRYGLPRKTLMRFVLKLLANLTDSHGGDAMDRIINALCKAAPSA; encoded by the coding sequence ATGTCGTTCGCCAAGCCCGAGGGCGCGGCCGTCGAATCTGACGTTGTCGTAGTCGGCGCAGGTCCAGGCGGCTCATCGACAGCCACATATCTGGCGCGTCATGGCCTGAGCGTCACGCTGCTTGAGAAGTCGCACTTCCCTCGCGAGAAGGTGTGCGGCGACGGCCTGACGCCGCGCGCGACCCGCGCGCTGACCCGCATCGGCATCGACACCTCCGAGTCCAACGGCTGGCTGCACAACAAGGGCCTGCGCGTCTACGGCGGTCGCACCGAGCCATTCGAACTGCCCTGGCCCGACCTGACCGACTTCCCGCCGTACGGCCTCGTGCGCCCCCGCTCCGACTTCGACGACATGCTCGCCCGCCACGCCGTCGCTGCCGGCGCCGACCTGATCGAGGGCGCCAACGTCGACGCCGCGGTCCTCGACGACCGCACCGGCCGGATCACCGGGGTCACGACGAAGGACGGACGCACCTTCAAGGCCCCCATCGTGGTCGCGGCCGACGGCAACTCCTCACGCCTCGCCGTGTCGATGGGCATCAACAAGCGCTCCGACCGCCCGATGGGCGTTGCAGTTCGCACCTACTACACGAGCCCCCGCACCAACGACGACTACCTCGAGTCCTGGCTCGAGTTGTGGGACGGCGAGCGAGGCAAGTCCAACCTGATGCCCGGTTACGGCTGGGTCTTCGGGATGGGCGACGGCACAAGCAACGTCGGCCTCGGAGTCCTCAACACCTCCAAGGGGTTCGGGCAGACCGACTACCGGGCACTGCTGAAGCGCTGGGTCGACCACACCCCCGAGGAGTGGGGCTTCCGCGATCAGAACATGGTCGGCAAGATCCAGGGCGCTGCACTGCCGATGGCGTTCAACCGCCAACCGCACTACGGCCGCGGCCTCGTCCTGGTGGGCGACGCGGGCGGCATGGTCAACCCCTTCAACGGGGAAGGCATCGCCTACGCGATGGAGGCGGCCGAGTACGCCGCCATGGCCATCGCAGAGGCATCCTCGCGCGGCTTCGGCAGCGCCTCCGCGGAGAAGGCCATGCGCGCCTACCCCGAACAGATGAAGGCCAGCCTCGGCGGGTACTACCGCCTCGGCACGATCTTCGTGAAGCTGATCGGCGACCCCCGCATCATGCATCTGTGCACCCGCTACGGGCTGCCACGCAAGACGCTGATGCGCTTCGTCCTGAAGCTCCTGGCCAACCTCACCGACTCGCACGGCGGTGACGCAATGGACCGCATCATCAACGCCCTGTGCAAGGCCGCCCCGTCGGCCTGA
- a CDS encoding NADH-quinone oxidoreductase subunit A — MNPYIPIVGMVILATVFVLVSMGLSLVVGPRRYNRAKYDSYECGIQPTPQPIGGGRFPVKYYITAMMFIVFDIEVVFLLPWAVAYNQLSMFAVIAMIVFIVLFFVPYFYVLRRNGLDWD, encoded by the coding sequence ATGAATCCCTATATCCCCATCGTGGGCATGGTGATCCTGGCGACAGTGTTCGTCCTGGTCTCCATGGGGCTGAGCCTCGTGGTTGGCCCGAGGCGCTACAACCGCGCCAAGTACGACAGCTACGAGTGCGGCATCCAGCCGACCCCGCAGCCCATCGGCGGCGGTCGCTTCCCGGTCAAGTACTACATCACCGCGATGATGTTCATCGTCTTCGACATCGAGGTCGTGTTCCTGCTGCCGTGGGCCGTCGCCTACAACCAGTTGAGCATGTTCGCCGTCATCGCGATGATCGTGTTCATCGTGTTGTTCTTCGTCCCCTACTTCTACGTCCTGCGCCGCAACGGCCTGGACTGGGACTGA
- a CDS encoding TM0106 family RecB-like putative nuclease, with amino-acid sequence MTPFVLDAYTARSCPVKTFNTFDPTLPDLPLDESLRESFQGGSDFRDAVLGRLADGEGVVDLRGLDASWDERVEACLAALGSGAAVVIGGVLPLDLDGHRSGRPDALVRGADTEAGAPGYWPLKVKPYRVREKQMGADLMRTSTLEAPRLLAPLIDARYRVYREGVLLELAHYWRLLESCGFASSEPLAAVVGDDRAGDAEPTLTWVDLTTKFIRTYSKTAGHKLRSALERYDHEHRFRVYVAEHASERTGVDDPPPVVRPIRVKECEWCAWWQVCRPQIDDDDLSLRISKAPLDVRELQTLLSLGIKTVAELAEADVDDLLPGYLPLTAHRDRSEQRLRQAARRARMLASGVDLERVSVEPIGVPRSAVEVDLDIETADDGSVYLWGALLTDADGSRFVGFSEFDHISGVREIDLARRFCAWLLDLVAAHPEVKVFHYSDYETVHLQRLAERSDDPTLLAACALIRDHFVDLFGYVRDNFVGVDGLGLKIVATRGAGFSWRDEEPGGLASQTWFNEAVDGASAEARAAARERVLEYNEDDVRATLAVRDWLTAFDDADRNAG; translated from the coding sequence GTGACCCCCTTCGTGCTGGACGCCTACACGGCACGCAGTTGCCCGGTCAAGACGTTCAACACCTTCGACCCGACGCTTCCGGACCTGCCGCTCGACGAGTCGCTGCGCGAGTCGTTCCAGGGGGGCTCCGACTTCCGCGACGCCGTGCTCGGGCGGCTCGCCGACGGCGAGGGTGTCGTCGACCTGCGCGGTCTTGATGCGAGCTGGGACGAGCGGGTCGAGGCGTGCCTGGCCGCGCTTGGCTCGGGCGCGGCCGTCGTGATCGGTGGGGTCCTGCCGCTCGACCTCGACGGCCACCGCAGCGGCCGGCCCGATGCCCTCGTCAGGGGCGCCGACACCGAGGCGGGCGCGCCGGGATACTGGCCGCTGAAGGTCAAGCCGTACCGCGTCCGCGAGAAGCAGATGGGCGCCGACCTGATGCGCACCTCGACGCTCGAGGCACCGCGACTGCTGGCCCCGCTGATCGACGCACGGTACCGCGTCTACCGCGAGGGCGTGCTGCTGGAACTGGCCCACTACTGGCGACTGCTCGAGTCGTGCGGCTTCGCCTCGTCCGAGCCGCTCGCCGCGGTGGTCGGCGACGACCGGGCCGGCGACGCGGAGCCCACGCTCACCTGGGTCGACCTGACGACCAAGTTCATCCGCACCTACTCCAAGACCGCCGGACACAAACTGCGCTCCGCCCTGGAGCGCTACGACCACGAGCACCGGTTCCGCGTCTACGTCGCCGAACACGCCTCCGAGCGCACAGGCGTCGACGACCCGCCGCCGGTGGTGCGGCCGATCCGCGTCAAGGAGTGCGAGTGGTGCGCCTGGTGGCAGGTGTGTCGCCCGCAGATCGACGACGACGACCTGTCGCTTCGCATCTCCAAGGCCCCCCTCGATGTGAGGGAACTGCAGACGCTCCTGTCGCTCGGCATCAAGACGGTCGCCGAACTCGCGGAGGCGGACGTCGACGACCTGCTGCCCGGCTACCTGCCGCTGACCGCGCACCGGGACCGCTCGGAGCAGCGGCTCCGGCAGGCCGCGCGTCGCGCCAGGATGCTCGCCTCCGGGGTGGACCTGGAGCGGGTCAGCGTCGAGCCCATCGGGGTGCCGCGCTCGGCCGTCGAGGTGGACCTCGACATCGAGACCGCCGACGACGGCTCCGTGTACCTCTGGGGCGCGCTGCTGACCGACGCCGACGGGAGCCGGTTCGTCGGCTTCAGCGAGTTCGACCACATCTCGGGGGTCCGCGAGATCGACCTGGCGCGCCGCTTCTGCGCCTGGCTGCTCGACCTGGTCGCGGCGCACCCCGAGGTGAAGGTCTTCCACTACAGCGACTACGAGACGGTCCACCTGCAGCGGTTGGCCGAGCGGAGCGACGACCCGACGCTGCTCGCGGCGTGCGCGCTGATCCGTGACCACTTCGTCGACCTGTTCGGCTACGTGCGCGACAACTTCGTCGGGGTCGACGGCCTTGGCCTGAAGATCGTCGCGACGCGCGGCGCCGGCTTCTCCTGGCGGGACGAGGAGCCCGGCGGCCTGGCGTCGCAGACGTGGTTCAACGAGGCGGTCGACGGCGCCTCGGCCGAGGCGCGCGCGGCGGCCCGCGAGCGGGTGCTGGAGTACAACGAGGACGACGTGCGCGCAACGCTTGCCGTGCGCGACTGGCTGACGGCCTTCGACGACGCGGACCGCAACGCTGGTTGA
- a CDS encoding NADH-quinone oxidoreductase subunit D, whose product MTTHAATEDIFAGSGDEKVDRVYLAQGGDWEDIAAEQAERGDETIVVNMGPQHPSTHGVLRLILEMDGETVTSIRPGIGFLHTGIEKNMEYKTWTQGVTYVTRMDYVAPIFNEAVYCLAVERLLGITDDIPERASVIRVLMMELNRIASHLVAMGTGGMEIGALTMMTIAFREREMILDFFEAVSGLRMNNAYIRPGGVANDLPEGGLEQLRDVISWLKKHLPEYAGFCNENPIFIGRMSEVGKMDLTASMMLGVTGPPLRSTGYNWDLRKTQPYCGYETYDFDVVTWASDDAYGRFRIRLEECWESLKIVEQCYDRLQKSQGEPVMVADQKIAWPAQLTVGPDGQGNSNEHIRHIMGQSMEALIHHFKIVTEGFKVPVGQVYQAIESPKGELGCHVVSDGGNRPYRCHFRDPGFNHLQSVPAMCEGGMMSDVVVAVASIDPVLGGVDR is encoded by the coding sequence ATGACCACGCACGCAGCTACCGAAGACATCTTCGCCGGCTCCGGCGATGAGAAGGTCGACCGCGTCTACCTCGCGCAGGGCGGCGACTGGGAAGACATCGCGGCCGAGCAGGCCGAGCGCGGCGACGAGACCATCGTCGTCAACATGGGCCCCCAGCACCCGTCCACGCACGGCGTGCTCCGCCTGATCCTCGAGATGGACGGCGAGACCGTCACCTCGATCCGCCCCGGCATCGGCTTCCTGCACACCGGCATCGAGAAGAACATGGAGTACAAGACGTGGACCCAGGGCGTGACCTATGTCACGCGCATGGACTACGTGGCGCCCATCTTCAACGAGGCCGTCTACTGCCTGGCCGTCGAGCGGCTCCTCGGCATCACCGACGACATCCCGGAGCGCGCCTCCGTGATCCGCGTCTTGATGATGGAGCTCAACCGGATCGCCTCGCACCTGGTCGCCATGGGCACCGGCGGCATGGAGATCGGTGCGCTCACCATGATGACCATCGCGTTCCGCGAGCGCGAGATGATCCTCGACTTCTTCGAGGCCGTCTCCGGCCTGCGCATGAACAACGCATACATCCGCCCCGGCGGCGTCGCAAACGACCTGCCTGAGGGTGGCCTCGAGCAGCTTCGTGACGTCATCTCGTGGCTGAAGAAGCACCTGCCCGAGTACGCGGGCTTCTGCAACGAGAACCCGATCTTCATCGGCCGAATGTCCGAGGTCGGCAAGATGGACCTGACGGCGTCGATGATGCTCGGAGTCACCGGCCCGCCGCTGCGCTCCACCGGCTACAACTGGGACCTGCGCAAGACGCAGCCCTACTGCGGCTACGAGACCTACGACTTCGACGTGGTCACGTGGGCCTCCGACGACGCGTACGGCCGCTTCCGGATCCGCCTCGAGGAGTGCTGGGAGTCCCTCAAGATCGTCGAGCAGTGCTACGACCGCCTGCAGAAGTCCCAGGGTGAGCCCGTGATGGTCGCCGACCAGAAGATCGCGTGGCCCGCGCAGCTCACGGTCGGCCCGGATGGTCAGGGCAACTCGAACGAGCACATCCGCCACATCATGGGCCAGTCCATGGAGGCGCTGATCCACCACTTCAAGATCGTCACCGAGGGCTTCAAGGTCCCGGTCGGTCAGGTGTACCAGGCCATCGAGTCGCCCAAGGGCGAGCTCGGCTGCCACGTCGTCTCCGACGGGGGCAACCGCCCGTACCGCTGCCACTTCCGCGACCCGGGCTTCAACCACCTGCAATCCGTTCCCGCGATGTGTGAGGGCGGCATGATGTCCGATGTGGTCGTCGCCGTCGCAAGCATCGACCCCGTCCTTGGAGGTGTTGACCGATGA
- a CDS encoding NADH-quinone oxidoreductase subunit B, protein MGIEDKLPSGILLTTVEGVFGWLRKASFWPATMGLACCAIEMMAFGTPRYDSGRWGQEVFRASPRQADLMIVSGRVSQKMAPVIRQVYDQMPNPKWVISMGACASSGGMFNNYAIVQGCDHFLPVDMYIPGCPPRPDMLIEAMFKLREKVQHRPIGPNEAAAVENAEQAALAAPAKIEMKGLMR, encoded by the coding sequence ATGGGTATCGAAGATAAGCTCCCAAGCGGCATCCTCCTGACCACGGTCGAGGGCGTCTTCGGCTGGCTCAGGAAGGCCTCCTTCTGGCCTGCCACCATGGGCCTCGCCTGCTGCGCCATCGAGATGATGGCCTTCGGCACGCCGCGCTACGACTCCGGACGATGGGGCCAGGAGGTCTTCCGCGCATCGCCGCGCCAGGCCGACCTGATGATCGTCTCCGGCCGCGTCTCGCAGAAGATGGCGCCGGTCATCCGCCAGGTCTACGACCAGATGCCCAACCCGAAGTGGGTCATCTCGATGGGCGCCTGCGCGTCCTCCGGCGGCATGTTCAACAACTACGCGATCGTGCAGGGCTGCGACCACTTCCTGCCCGTCGACATGTACATCCCCGGCTGCCCGCCGCGCCCCGACATGCTCATCGAGGCCATGTTCAAGCTGCGCGAGAAGGTCCAGCACCGTCCCATCGGCCCCAACGAGGCCGCCGCCGTCGAGAACGCCGAGCAGGCGGCCCTTGCCGCCCCCGCCAAGATCGAGATGAAGGGCCTCATGCGATGA
- a CDS encoding ABC transporter ATP-binding protein, with amino-acid sequence MDPVAKKDVVLQVDKLKKGYGPVTIVEGFSMKVHEGEAVALTGRNGAGKSTVLRCLVGADRPDEGSVTVDGVKVSETNAAIRRDVATVIDDLDFFPDLSVVEHLDLLARAHGLTDPDALVDEVLEEVQLVAQAGQLPSTLSSGQRRRLALATAFVRPRRLLVLDEPEQRLDVEGVAWLGRRLKAEIDGGLAIVLASHEPSLLEAIGARQIRLGS; translated from the coding sequence ATGGACCCCGTGGCTAAGAAAGACGTCGTCCTCCAAGTGGACAAACTGAAGAAGGGCTACGGCCCGGTGACGATCGTGGAGGGCTTCTCCATGAAGGTCCACGAGGGAGAGGCCGTCGCGCTGACCGGGCGCAACGGCGCGGGTAAGTCGACGGTGCTTCGCTGCCTCGTCGGCGCCGACCGCCCCGACGAGGGGTCCGTGACCGTCGATGGGGTCAAGGTGTCGGAGACGAACGCGGCCATCCGCCGCGACGTCGCGACCGTCATCGATGACCTCGACTTCTTCCCCGACCTCTCGGTCGTCGAGCACCTGGACCTGTTGGCCCGCGCGCATGGCCTCACCGATCCCGACGCGCTCGTCGACGAGGTCCTGGAGGAGGTGCAGTTGGTCGCGCAGGCCGGGCAGTTGCCCTCCACGCTTTCGTCGGGTCAGCGTCGCCGCCTCGCGCTCGCGACCGCCTTCGTGCGGCCCCGCCGACTGCTCGTGCTCGACGAGCCGGAGCAGCGCCTCGACGTCGAGGGCGTCGCGTGGCTCGGCCGCAGGCTGAAGGCCGAGATCGACGGAGGGCTCGCCATCGTGCTTGCCAGCCACGAACCATCGCTTCTCGAGGCGATCGGCGCGAGGCAGATCCGGCTGGGTTCCTGA
- a CDS encoding isochorismate synthase, translating to MILDFGSARMRATTVAIDDPGPLEAFLPESGPCTAFIRRGEGFVGLGEAARFETDRLEAADVWWDEISNQIDHDSEMPGEFGTGPIAVGSFTFDPDRSEDRSVLVIPRIIIGRRGGVFWMTKLGAARGDMALPARRERVASPVNPTAVGGAMGEDIWTRIVGEVVDLIRNDEVHKVVLARDLIVRADEPLDLRYLLDRLIENYPMTWAYLVDGMIGATPELLLRRQGGLVTSRVLAGTVWREGDTVDPLQLAAELARSQKDISEHEFAVASVAEALAPYCQAMNVPEAPSVLKLPNVMHLATDITGSVGPDTGALALAAALHPSAAVCGTPTHLALDIISELESLDRGRYAGPVGWTDMYGDGEWAIALRGGQVRPETPQEIQLFAGAGIVADSDPSVELAETGAKLVPMLQALGLDS from the coding sequence GTGATTCTGGACTTCGGCAGCGCTCGGATGCGCGCCACGACCGTCGCCATCGACGACCCCGGTCCGTTGGAGGCGTTCCTGCCCGAGTCCGGTCCGTGCACCGCCTTCATCCGTAGGGGTGAGGGCTTCGTCGGGCTCGGTGAGGCGGCGCGGTTCGAGACCGACCGGTTGGAGGCGGCCGACGTCTGGTGGGATGAGATCTCCAACCAGATCGACCACGACTCAGAGATGCCGGGCGAGTTCGGAACCGGCCCGATCGCGGTCGGCTCGTTCACGTTCGACCCGGACCGCTCCGAGGACCGCTCGGTGCTCGTGATCCCGCGCATCATCATCGGCCGCCGCGGAGGCGTCTTCTGGATGACGAAGCTTGGCGCCGCGCGGGGCGACATGGCGCTGCCCGCCCGCCGCGAGCGCGTGGCCTCCCCCGTCAACCCGACCGCCGTCGGCGGCGCGATGGGCGAGGACATCTGGACGCGGATCGTTGGCGAGGTCGTCGACCTGATCCGCAACGACGAGGTCCACAAGGTGGTGCTCGCCCGCGACCTGATCGTCCGGGCCGACGAACCGCTCGACCTGCGCTACCTGCTCGACCGCCTGATCGAGAACTACCCGATGACATGGGCCTACCTGGTCGACGGGATGATCGGCGCCACCCCCGAACTTCTGCTGCGCAGGCAGGGCGGCCTTGTCACCTCGCGCGTGCTTGCAGGCACCGTGTGGCGCGAGGGCGACACCGTCGACCCGCTGCAACTTGCGGCCGAACTGGCCCGCTCCCAGAAGGACATCTCGGAGCACGAGTTCGCGGTGGCCTCGGTCGCGGAGGCGCTCGCGCCGTACTGCCAGGCCATGAACGTTCCCGAGGCGCCGTCGGTGCTGAAACTGCCAAACGTGATGCACCTGGCGACCGACATCACCGGCTCGGTCGGCCCCGACACCGGCGCGCTCGCGCTGGCCGCCGCGCTGCACCCGAGCGCCGCCGTGTGCGGCACGCCGACCCACCTGGCGCTCGACATCATCAGCGAACTCGAGTCGCTCGACCGCGGCCGCTACGCCGGCCCGGTCGGCTGGACGGACATGTACGGCGACGGCGAGTGGGCCATCGCGCTGCGGGGCGGCCAGGTGCGGCCGGAGACCCCGCAGGAGATCCAGTTGTTCGCCGGAGCGGGCATCGTCGCCGACTCCGACCCGAGCGTCGAACTGGCCGAGACGGGCGCAAAGCTCGTCCCGATGCTGCAGGCCCTCGGCCTCGACTCCTGA
- a CDS encoding NADH-quinone oxidoreductase subunit C, whose translation MSEQTPDANLPATGDEAKALPVFETRKGMWSEGSSDTSGYNGIVRHLSMPGQSEPPFGEPFDSIRSRALELIPGLDEGRFLFDRGELTIYVPREQLLDVAKAFRDDAHLRFEVCVSVSGVHYPQETGAELHSVAHLLSYTHNRRVRLETTCTDDDPHIPSLAPVYPMVDWHERETWDMFGIVYDGHPALTRILMPDDWQGHPQRKDYPLGGVDVEYKGAKVPAPDNRRSYS comes from the coding sequence ATGAGCGAGCAGACCCCCGACGCGAACCTGCCCGCGACCGGCGACGAGGCGAAGGCGCTCCCGGTCTTCGAGACCCGCAAGGGCATGTGGTCCGAGGGATCCTCCGACACCTCGGGCTACAACGGCATCGTGCGTCACCTGTCGATGCCCGGCCAGAGCGAGCCGCCGTTCGGTGAGCCGTTCGATTCGATCCGCTCCCGCGCCCTCGAACTGATTCCCGGCCTCGACGAGGGCCGCTTCCTGTTCGACCGCGGCGAACTGACGATCTACGTGCCGCGCGAGCAGTTGCTCGACGTGGCGAAGGCGTTCCGCGACGACGCGCACCTGCGCTTCGAGGTGTGCGTTTCAGTCTCGGGCGTGCATTACCCGCAGGAGACCGGGGCCGAACTGCACTCGGTCGCGCATCTGCTGAGCTACACGCACAACCGCCGCGTCCGCCTTGAGACCACGTGCACCGACGATGATCCGCACATCCCGTCGCTCGCACCGGTCTACCCGATGGTGGACTGGCACGAGCGCGAAACCTGGGACATGTTCGGAATCGTCTACGACGGTCACCCGGCGCTGACCCGCATCCTGATGCCAGACGACTGGCAGGGCCACCCGCAGCGCAAGGACTATCCCCTGGGCGGCGTGGACGTCGAATACAAGGGCGCCAAGGTGCCTGCTCCCGACAACCGGAGGTCCTACTCCTGA